From Thermodesulfovibrionia bacterium, a single genomic window includes:
- the rmuC gene encoding DNA recombination protein RmuC yields the protein MILNRSSKIDLSQLESHIASFERNQERTERALREEVALNREETSKSSRNLREEMVNSMTKISNVQQEQFDSFSKKLDTLTQSNEQKLDKMRETVEGRLKLLQDDNTKKLDQMRETVDEKLHATLEKRLGESFKHVSDRLEKVHQGLGEMQTLAAGVGDLKKVLTNVKTRGTWGEIQLGALLEQVLSGEQYEKNVVTKKGSNDRVEFAIKLPGHDDKDDQPVWLPIDAKFPREDYERLVEAQEKADAGLAEDAAKQLEVRIKSSAKEIKDKYLDPPHTTDFGIMFLPTEGLFAEVIKRPGLSDFLQREYRISVTGPTTLAALLNSLQMGFRTLTIEKRSSEVWSLLGAVKTEFGKFGTILDKTQKKLQEASNTIEDAAKKSRTIERKLKNVQELPSQEPSLITDEISDNDEAENDGVIT from the coding sequence ATGATTCTGAATCGAAGTTCAAAAATTGATTTATCTCAGCTTGAATCCCATATTGCTTCCTTTGAGAGGAACCAGGAAAGGACCGAAAGGGCATTAAGAGAAGAGGTCGCTCTAAATAGAGAAGAAACGTCAAAGAGTTCAAGAAATCTCAGGGAAGAAATGGTCAACAGTATGACAAAAATATCCAATGTTCAGCAAGAGCAGTTTGATAGTTTTTCAAAAAAACTCGATACATTGACACAAAGTAATGAGCAGAAGCTAGATAAAATGAGAGAAACTGTTGAAGGCAGGCTGAAACTTCTTCAGGATGATAACACAAAGAAACTAGACCAAATGAGAGAAACTGTTGATGAAAAACTCCATGCTACTCTTGAAAAACGATTAGGGGAATCTTTTAAGCATGTGAGCGACAGGCTTGAAAAAGTTCATCAGGGACTTGGTGAGATGCAAACATTGGCTGCCGGAGTAGGAGACCTTAAGAAAGTTCTGACAAATGTGAAAACAAGAGGGACTTGGGGTGAAATTCAGCTTGGTGCTCTATTGGAACAAGTATTATCCGGTGAACAATATGAAAAAAACGTCGTCACAAAAAAAGGAAGTAATGACAGAGTTGAATTTGCTATTAAGCTGCCCGGGCATGATGATAAAGATGACCAGCCGGTTTGGTTGCCTATTGATGCAAAATTTCCTCGTGAAGACTATGAAAGACTTGTTGAAGCACAGGAGAAGGCTGATGCCGGGCTTGCAGAAGATGCAGCAAAACAACTGGAGGTCAGGATTAAATCAAGTGCTAAAGAGATTAAAGATAAATACCTTGATCCTCCTCATACTACAGATTTTGGCATTATGTTTTTGCCGACAGAGGGCTTGTTTGCTGAGGTTATAAAAAGACCAGGTCTTTCCGATTTTTTACAGAGAGAATACCGGATATCAGTTACCGGCCCCACAACTTTAGCCGCTTTATTGAACAGCCTTCAAATGGGGTTTAGGACACTTACTATTGAAAAGCGTTCAAGTGAAGTTTGGTCTTTGCTTGGAGCTGTAAAAACAGAATTTGGGAAGTTCGGCACTATTCTTGATAAAACCCAGAAAAAACTTCAAGAAGCCAGCAATACAATAGAAGATGCTGCAAAAAAATCTCGCACTATTGAGAGAAAATTAAAAAATGTACAGGAACTTCCTTCGCAAGAACCTTCATTAATCACTGATGAAATATCAGATAATGATGAAGCCGAAAATGATGGGGTAATTACATAG
- the nusA gene encoding transcription termination factor NusA: MNRELIQIIEHMSKERGIPKESIILTLESAILSAVRKKIGLKPEIDIKINTEKGGISINAKKKVVKKVVAPDEEISLKDAKKIDPTKEIDDEVDTPISFDNFDFGRIAAQTAKQVLFQRVKEAEKEAIFEEFKGKAGQIISGVVIRREKGNYYVTLGRAEATLPQKSTLPSETLKRGETIRAYIEEVKIVNKAPLILLSRTHPRFVAELFKMEIPEIYDGLVEIRDIVREAGDRTKLTVISKNSMIDPVGACVGMKGTRVQSIVRELKGERIDIIPWTDDPRTLIPKALSPAHVESIGLDEEGKSAMVVVNDQQLSIAIGKKGQNVRLASQLTGWEIEIIGESEYNKMRSGITESEEPSKNEGEFQEEKTSEDEES; encoded by the coding sequence ATGAATCGTGAATTAATACAGATAATCGAGCATATGAGCAAGGAGAGGGGGATTCCCAAGGAATCCATCATCCTGACTCTCGAATCAGCAATCTTGTCGGCAGTAAGGAAGAAGATAGGATTGAAGCCTGAGATAGATATTAAGATAAATACAGAAAAAGGCGGCATCTCTATAAATGCAAAGAAGAAGGTAGTTAAAAAGGTAGTGGCGCCTGATGAAGAAATTTCTCTTAAGGATGCTAAAAAAATAGATCCCACAAAAGAGATTGATGACGAGGTTGATACACCTATCTCTTTTGATAATTTTGATTTCGGCAGGATAGCGGCGCAGACAGCAAAACAGGTCCTGTTCCAGAGAGTGAAAGAGGCTGAGAAAGAGGCTATATTTGAGGAGTTTAAGGGCAAAGCCGGCCAGATCATCAGCGGTGTAGTAATACGCAGAGAAAAGGGAAACTATTACGTAACCCTTGGAAGAGCTGAAGCAACGCTTCCTCAAAAGTCAACGTTGCCTTCAGAGACGCTCAAGAGGGGAGAAACCATAAGGGCTTATATAGAGGAAGTAAAGATCGTGAACAAGGCGCCTCTGATATTGCTTTCCAGAACACATCCGAGATTTGTTGCTGAGCTCTTCAAGATGGAGATACCTGAGATATATGATGGCCTTGTTGAGATAAGAGATATTGTGCGTGAGGCCGGAGACAGGACAAAACTTACTGTCATATCGAAAAACTCCATGATAGACCCTGTCGGCGCCTGCGTAGGCATGAAAGGCACAAGGGTTCAGTCTATCGTAAGGGAACTGAAGGGAGAGAGGATCGATATTATCCCCTGGACAGATGACCCTCGCACGCTGATACCCAAAGCGCTCAGCCCTGCTCATGTGGAAAGTATCGGACTGGATGAAGAAGGCAAATCCGCTATGGTCGTTGTCAACGACCAGCAGTTGTCTATAGCTATAGGGAAAAAAGGGCAGAACGTCAGGCTGGCATCTCAGCTGACAGGCTGGGAGATCGAGATAATCGGCGAGTCAGAATATAACAAGATGAGGTCGGGAATTACTGAATCTGAGGAACCCTCGAAGAATGAAGGAGAGTTCCAGGAGGAGAAAACCTCTGAGGATGAAGAAAGCTAA
- a CDS encoding lipoprotein-releasing ABC transporter permease subunit translates to MNLPYQFFIALRYFRSKKKSRGISLNTLISIGGVALGVMALIIVLAVMEGFQKDLQEKILGVNAHIVVQSYEGRISDHDSMMKTISAEKDVLSSSPYIYGQVMLRSGDRVNGVILKGIDPALEAKTTDVLNSLKEGSLAGLKEGRDVPEIIIGMELLRTLGAFVGDEIEMISPVSEVGPLGMIPKMKKFRIGGAFRVGMYEYDSGLAFINIKDAQKFLNYGSSVTGIEVRVNDIYKAEAISERIGDALNNGAKVNSDEKIPTIKYYAWDWIRMNRNLFSALKLEKIVMFIILTLVILVASFNIVSNLIMIVIEKSREIAILKAVGATSGGIMSIFMIHGLIIGVLGTAFGVAGGYIVCQLLKTYKFISLPADVYYLSYLPVRIDLFDFLIVPAAAILISFLATIYPSWQAAKLHPVEPLRYE, encoded by the coding sequence ATGAACCTTCCTTATCAATTCTTCATAGCGCTCCGCTACTTCAGAAGCAAGAAAAAGAGCAGAGGGATATCCTTGAACACTTTGATATCTATCGGAGGCGTTGCGTTAGGCGTAATGGCTCTGATAATCGTACTTGCCGTAATGGAGGGATTTCAGAAGGATCTACAGGAAAAGATCCTCGGGGTCAATGCGCATATAGTTGTTCAGAGTTATGAAGGCAGGATATCTGATCATGATTCCATGATGAAGACCATAAGTGCTGAAAAAGATGTCCTGTCATCTTCCCCGTATATTTACGGCCAGGTCATGTTACGGTCTGGCGACAGGGTGAACGGTGTTATCTTAAAGGGCATTGATCCGGCGCTTGAGGCGAAGACAACGGATGTGCTGAACAGCCTTAAGGAAGGCAGTTTAGCCGGCCTTAAGGAAGGCAGGGATGTTCCTGAGATAATAATAGGCATGGAGCTTCTCAGGACACTTGGAGCATTTGTAGGCGATGAGATAGAGATGATATCGCCTGTAAGTGAGGTCGGGCCGCTCGGTATGATCCCCAAGATGAAGAAGTTCCGTATCGGTGGTGCCTTCAGAGTCGGTATGTATGAGTATGATTCAGGCCTTGCTTTTATTAATATCAAAGATGCGCAGAAATTTCTCAACTATGGAAGTTCTGTTACGGGAATCGAGGTTCGTGTAAATGACATTTACAAAGCTGAAGCCATATCGGAAAGAATCGGCGATGCTCTCAATAATGGAGCAAAAGTGAATAGCGATGAAAAGATACCTACAATAAAGTATTACGCCTGGGACTGGATACGTATGAACAGGAACCTCTTTTCCGCCCTGAAGCTTGAGAAGATAGTAATGTTCATAATCCTGACACTCGTAATACTTGTCGCATCCTTTAATATCGTCAGCAATCTGATAATGATCGTCATTGAAAAGTCGCGAGAGATAGCTATTCTAAAAGCTGTAGGCGCTACATCCGGCGGGATTATGTCTATCTTCATGATCCACGGCCTGATTATTGGTGTCCTGGGTACGGCCTTTGGTGTTGCCGGAGGATATATTGTTTGCCAGCTGCTTAAGACCTACAAGTTCATAAGCCTGCCTGCAGATGTCTACTATCTCAGCTATCTTCCTGTGAGGATAGACTTGTTTGATTTTCTTATTGTGCCTGCTGCTGCGATTCTGATAAGTTTTCTTGCGACTATTTATCCTTCTTGGCAGGCAGCAAAGCTTCACCCTGTAGAACCGCTCAGGTATGAATAA
- a CDS encoding ABC transporter ATP-binding protein, producing the protein MAVEPLIKIKNISKTFSAPGGDLTVLKDVSFEVKQGEMTAIMGPSGAGKSTLLHILGALDRPTSGSLHFEGADMLSLSNDALAHFRNKTVGFVFQFHHLLPEFNSIENVIMPALIAGLNREAARVKAEEVLRSLGLSKRLLHKPGELSGGEQQRVAVARALMLDPKVVLADEPTGNLDTQTGEELFNLLIELNKKGITFIIVTHNEILASRCGRIISMCDGVVV; encoded by the coding sequence ATGGCTGTTGAACCACTGATAAAGATAAAAAACATATCAAAAACATTTTCCGCGCCGGGCGGAGACCTGACTGTTTTAAAGGATGTCAGCTTTGAAGTTAAGCAAGGCGAGATGACCGCTATAATGGGTCCTTCAGGCGCTGGCAAGAGTACACTTCTTCATATACTCGGTGCGTTGGACAGGCCTACTTCAGGGAGCCTGCATTTCGAAGGCGCTGACATGCTTTCACTTTCAAATGATGCATTAGCTCATTTTAGGAATAAAACAGTCGGTTTTGTCTTTCAGTTTCACCATCTCCTGCCGGAGTTTAACAGTATTGAAAATGTAATAATGCCGGCGCTGATCGCAGGGCTTAATCGTGAAGCAGCAAGGGTGAAAGCTGAGGAGGTTTTACGATCCCTGGGCCTCTCAAAAAGGCTGCTTCATAAACCTGGAGAGCTGTCTGGTGGAGAGCAGCAGAGAGTCGCAGTTGCAAGAGCGCTTATGCTTGACCCTAAGGTTGTTCTTGCCGATGAGCCGACAGGCAATCTCGACACTCAGACCGGTGAGGAGTTGTTCAATCTCTTGATTGAACTTAACAAAAAAGGCATTACGTTCATCATTGTTACCCATAATGAGATCCTTGCATCAAGATGCGGAAGGATCATCAGTATGTGTGACGGCGTTGTTGTTTAA
- a CDS encoding integration host factor subunit alpha, protein MTKADLADKIYETVGLSKKEAAGIVELLFDNMKNILSEGESIKITGFGTFLVRKKGARRGRNPKTGEEMQIEQRRVVTFKPSLQFKSLVEKV, encoded by the coding sequence ATGACAAAAGCTGATTTAGCCGATAAAATATATGAAACAGTAGGTCTTTCCAAAAAAGAAGCAGCAGGTATTGTGGAACTGCTTTTTGATAATATGAAAAATATCCTTTCTGAAGGTGAGTCAATAAAAATAACCGGTTTTGGTACATTTCTTGTGAGAAAGAAAGGCGCCCGCAGAGGCAGAAATCCAAAGACCGGGGAAGAGATGCAGATCGAACAGAGAAGGGTCGTAACTTTTAAGCCCAGCCTTCAGTTTAAATCCCTTGTTGAAAAGGTATAG
- the lysS gene encoding lysine--tRNA ligase, which yields MEEHNVLIQERLKKLQKLKDSGIDPYGGPFSVKDKSDDIHSHHAGKSKDELLQDEINCTIAGRIVAYRGFGKAAFAHIQDATGRIQVYFKKEILGESYDLLKDMDIGDITGLSGILFKTKTDELTIEVRSFSILCKSLRPLPEKWHGLKDIEIRYRQRYVDLIVNPAVKEVFIKRSMLIKALRDFFDSRDFIEVETPMMHQIPGGAAANPFITHHKALGIDLYLRIAPELYLKRLLVGGYDRVYEINKNFRNEGISKKHNPEFTMLEFYISYVDYRYLMDLTEELIALLCEKVAGSLKVPHGEDGQETIDFTPPWPRLTIMEAMEKEGVDRAVFSNIAKARAFASANNIGFDKNASHGKILDEIFKEKVEWKLIQPTFITDYPVELSPLAKRKKENPELVERFELFVAGREIANAFSELNDPADQKQRFLEQVEAREKGDDEASHMDEDFVRALEYGMPPAAGEGIGIDRLLMVLTNSQSIRDVILFPQMKPEQQQGQE from the coding sequence ATGGAAGAACATAACGTATTAATACAGGAGAGGCTCAAGAAGCTTCAAAAGCTTAAGGATTCCGGCATAGATCCTTACGGAGGCCCTTTTTCCGTAAAGGACAAGTCTGATGATATTCATTCACACCATGCCGGCAAGAGCAAGGATGAACTTCTTCAGGATGAGATCAATTGCACTATAGCAGGCCGCATCGTGGCATACAGGGGATTCGGCAAGGCTGCCTTTGCCCATATTCAGGATGCGACCGGAAGGATACAAGTCTATTTCAAGAAGGAGATCCTGGGTGAAAGCTATGATCTGCTGAAGGATATGGACATTGGTGACATAACGGGTTTAAGCGGGATCCTCTTTAAAACGAAGACTGATGAACTGACTATAGAGGTCAGGAGCTTTTCAATTCTCTGCAAATCACTTCGCCCTTTGCCTGAAAAATGGCATGGGCTTAAAGATATTGAGATAAGGTACAGGCAGCGTTATGTTGACCTTATCGTTAACCCCGCTGTGAAGGAAGTCTTTATAAAGCGCAGCATGCTGATAAAGGCTCTCAGGGATTTTTTTGATTCCAGGGATTTCATAGAGGTTGAGACCCCGATGATGCATCAGATCCCCGGAGGGGCTGCTGCAAATCCATTCATCACCCATCATAAGGCCCTGGGTATAGACCTTTACCTTAGGATAGCTCCTGAGCTTTATCTCAAGAGGCTCCTTGTCGGCGGATATGACAGGGTATATGAGATTAACAAGAACTTCAGGAACGAGGGCATCTCAAAAAAGCATAACCCTGAATTCACAATGCTTGAGTTTTATATATCTTATGTTGATTACAGATATCTTATGGATCTTACCGAAGAGCTGATCGCTCTCCTGTGCGAAAAGGTCGCAGGGAGTTTAAAGGTGCCGCATGGAGAGGACGGGCAGGAGACGATAGACTTTACGCCTCCGTGGCCGAGGCTGACCATTATGGAGGCGATGGAGAAGGAAGGCGTAGATCGTGCCGTATTCAGTAACATAGCGAAAGCCAGAGCTTTTGCATCTGCAAATAATATCGGTTTTGACAAGAATGCCTCACATGGAAAGATACTGGATGAGATATTCAAAGAGAAGGTTGAGTGGAAGCTGATCCAGCCGACATTTATAACAGATTATCCTGTTGAACTGTCACCGCTTGCAAAGAGAAAGAAAGAGAACCCCGAACTTGTCGAGAGGTTTGAGCTCTTTGTTGCCGGCAGGGAGATAGCAAATGCCTTTTCCGAGCTCAATGACCCGGCAGACCAGAAGCAGAGGTTCCTTGAGCAGGTTGAGGCAAGAGAGAAGGGCGATGATGAGGCCAGCCATATGGATGAGGATTTTGTAAGGGCGTTGGAATACGGCATGCCTCCTGCCGCAGGAGAGGGAATTGGAATCGACAGGCTTCTCATGGTGCTGACAAATTCTCAGTCGATCAGGGACGTTATTCTATTCCCGCAGATGAAACCGGAACAGCAGCAAGGCCAAGAATAA
- the sixA gene encoding phosphohistidine phosphatase SixA, whose protein sequence is MILYLVRHGDAKNKNEDPSRGLSDNGIADIKRVAGHLAGLNVRVERIFHSGKLRATQTAQIMADAVGTDYPITETDGLAPMDDPGIWYERICEMNYDAMLVGHLPYLSILSALLLSRTQDNRFVEFETGGVACFERAKDCRWELKWKTGPESIQK, encoded by the coding sequence ATGATCCTTTATCTTGTGCGTCATGGAGATGCAAAAAACAAAAATGAAGATCCCTCAAGGGGACTTTCAGATAACGGGATTGCGGATATTAAGAGGGTTGCAGGGCATCTTGCCGGTTTAAATGTGAGAGTGGAGAGGATATTTCACAGCGGTAAATTAAGGGCGACGCAGACTGCTCAGATAATGGCAGATGCTGTCGGGACCGATTATCCCATCACTGAAACAGACGGGCTTGCCCCGATGGATGACCCGGGGATATGGTATGAACGCATATGCGAGATGAATTACGACGCTATGCTTGTAGGACACCTTCCATATTTAAGTATTCTTTCTGCCTTACTTCTTTCCCGTACTCAGGATAATAGATTTGTTGAATTTGAGACCGGCGGGGTTGCCTGTTTTGAAAGGGCGAAAGACTGCAGGTGGGAGCTGAAGTGGAAGACAGGCCCGGAGAGTATACAGAAGTGA
- a CDS encoding MerR family transcriptional regulator: MAPLVQERMIPDKLFYKIGEVSSIADTESYVLRYWESEFPFLKPRKNKAGQRVYTRKDLETVLKIKNLLYKEKYTIAGVKNKFAKQSDVKSSVSLNTIQSVKKKLKDILKLLK, encoded by the coding sequence ATGGCGCCTTTAGTCCAGGAAAGGATGATTCCGGACAAACTCTTCTATAAAATAGGCGAGGTCAGCAGCATCGCTGATACAGAGTCTTATGTATTGAGATACTGGGAATCTGAGTTCCCTTTTCTTAAGCCCAGGAAGAATAAGGCCGGTCAAAGAGTCTATACAAGGAAGGATCTTGAAACAGTACTCAAAATAAAGAACCTTTTATATAAAGAAAAATATACAATAGCAGGTGTAAAAAATAAGTTTGCCAAGCAGTCAGATGTGAAAAGTTCCGTATCATTAAATACCATTCAGAGTGTTAAGAAGAAGCTTAAAGATATACTTAAGCTTCTCAAATAA
- the recG gene encoding ATP-dependent DNA helicase RecG has translation MKKAKDSGKARDSVFFTKITKDTSVQYIKGVGPARARLLEKLHLKTLEDLLYHFPRRYEDRKNLSKISDLKYGSHETTVGQIVSAEIVNTRSSRMKIFEATLKDDSGILICKWFNQPYLKEYLKEGYEVVVSGVVKGSHNAAIGLMENPDFELIGKEDKFIHTSRIVPFHNATEGLKPKQFRTLIFNTIEKHLDILQDYLPVDILERNRLKPLHWSIKEAHFPEDISDMSELNRGASHAHRRLIFDEFFLLELGLALNKKKMTIEKGISLKGKSDLVTRFFNGLSFELTGAQKRVIDQVSTDMKKDVPMNRLLHGDVGCGKTVVAFAAMLIAVDSGYQACLMAPTELLAEQHYINIKKMAEGLSLKIALLTSSSKGGPCEDIASGAAQIVIGTHSLIQETVEFKALGLAVIDEQHRFGVVQRADLRRKGNNPDILIMTATPIPRTLALTLYGDLDISIIDELPSGRKPIMTKILFPSQKDDVYSRIEAEISKGRQAYIVYPLIEGSEKSDLKSAIDGAEALKMKFPDKRIGLVHGKIDRNERESVMNSFKSGDIDILVSTTVIEVGIDVPNASLMLIVHAERFGLAQLHQLRGRIGRGDYESYCLLLAYPPCSDDAKRRLKVMESTGDGFRIAEEDLAIRGPGEFFGTKQSGIPELKIADIIRDIGILEMARREAFNLADADPGLNLHPLLKETLDKRWAGRLELVKS, from the coding sequence ATGAAGAAAGCTAAGGATTCAGGCAAGGCAAGAGATTCTGTATTTTTCACAAAGATAACAAAAGATACCTCTGTCCAGTACATTAAAGGCGTCGGCCCTGCACGTGCCAGGCTTTTAGAAAAACTTCATCTAAAGACACTTGAAGACCTCCTGTATCACTTTCCAAGGCGGTATGAAGACAGAAAGAACCTCAGTAAAATATCTGACCTCAAATACGGTAGCCACGAAACAACCGTAGGCCAGATCGTATCCGCAGAAATCGTCAATACACGGAGCAGCAGGATGAAGATCTTTGAGGCCACTCTAAAGGATGATTCCGGTATTCTAATCTGTAAATGGTTCAACCAGCCTTATCTCAAAGAGTATCTGAAAGAAGGTTATGAGGTTGTTGTCAGCGGTGTTGTAAAGGGCAGCCATAATGCAGCTATAGGTCTTATGGAGAATCCTGATTTTGAGCTGATAGGCAAAGAAGATAAATTTATTCATACTTCCAGGATAGTGCCTTTTCATAACGCCACAGAAGGCCTTAAACCAAAACAGTTTCGAACCTTGATCTTTAATACTATCGAGAAACATCTTGATATATTGCAGGATTATCTTCCCGTAGATATCCTGGAACGAAACAGATTGAAGCCCCTCCATTGGAGCATAAAAGAGGCTCACTTTCCTGAAGACATATCTGATATGAGCGAGTTAAATAGAGGTGCGAGCCATGCGCACAGGCGGCTTATTTTTGATGAATTTTTTCTGCTTGAACTCGGCCTTGCCCTTAATAAGAAAAAGATGACGATAGAGAAGGGTATAAGTTTAAAAGGCAAGAGCGATCTCGTAACCCGTTTTTTTAATGGGCTCTCATTTGAGCTTACCGGCGCTCAGAAGAGAGTGATAGATCAGGTAAGTACTGATATGAAGAAGGATGTTCCAATGAACCGCCTTCTTCATGGTGATGTAGGCTGCGGAAAGACTGTAGTGGCGTTTGCCGCTATGCTTATAGCGGTTGACAGCGGTTATCAGGCATGTCTGATGGCGCCTACAGAACTCCTTGCAGAACAGCATTACATAAACATTAAAAAGATGGCAGAGGGGCTTAGCCTGAAGATAGCGCTTCTGACATCAAGCAGCAAAGGCGGGCCTTGTGAGGATATAGCAAGCGGGGCTGCTCAGATAGTGATCGGTACTCATTCACTTATTCAGGAAACTGTGGAGTTCAAGGCGCTCGGCCTTGCAGTTATAGATGAGCAGCACAGGTTCGGTGTTGTTCAGAGGGCGGATCTAAGGCGTAAAGGGAATAACCCTGATATACTCATCATGACCGCAACCCCGATACCCAGAACACTTGCATTGACGCTTTACGGTGACCTTGATATCTCTATAATTGATGAACTTCCTTCAGGCAGAAAACCTATCATGACAAAGATTCTGTTCCCTTCCCAGAAGGATGATGTTTACTCTCGTATAGAGGCTGAGATATCAAAGGGAAGGCAGGCATATATAGTCTACCCTTTAATTGAGGGGTCTGAAAAGTCAGACCTCAAGTCAGCCATAGACGGCGCAGAGGCGCTTAAAATGAAATTTCCTGATAAAAGGATCGGCCTTGTTCACGGGAAGATAGACCGCAATGAGAGAGAGTCTGTCATGAACAGCTTCAAATCCGGGGATATAGATATACTAGTTTCAACTACTGTTATCGAAGTAGGTATAGATGTGCCGAATGCCTCTCTCATGCTTATCGTCCATGCTGAAAGGTTTGGGCTTGCACAATTGCATCAACTAAGGGGACGGATCGGCAGGGGTGACTATGAATCATACTGCCTGCTGCTGGCATACCCGCCATGCAGTGATGATGCAAAGAGGCGCCTTAAAGTTATGGAGTCAACCGGTGACGGATTCAGGATAGCTGAGGAGGACCTGGCAATAAGAGGCCCGGGAGAATTTTTCGGCACAAAGCAGTCAGGCATCCCGGAATTGAAGATTGCTGATATAATAAGGGACATCGGAATTCTTGAGATGGCGCGGAGAGAGGCATTTAATCTTGCAGATGCCGACCCCGGACTGAACCTGCACCCTTTGCTTAAGGAAACTTTAGATAAGAGATGGGCGGGAAGATTAGAACTGGTTAAAAGCTGA
- the rimP gene encoding ribosome maturation factor RimP gives MDIKELEDKVKNIIEPVINSIGIELDRLSIRKMHGSYLMRVFIDKDNGITIDDCENVSREIEAILDVEDPIPGSYVLEVSSPGLDRPLKGAADFRKHIGKIARVVINNSIDKQTFFVGKILQSDDLGVVLLLPKDKEMKIPFENISKARLEVEVE, from the coding sequence ATGGATATAAAGGAACTTGAAGATAAAGTAAAAAATATTATCGAGCCTGTTATTAACTCGATTGGGATTGAGCTTGACCGTCTTTCGATCAGGAAGATGCATGGCAGCTACCTGATGAGGGTATTTATTGATAAGGACAATGGCATTACTATTGACGACTGTGAGAATGTGAGCAGGGAGATAGAGGCGATCCTTGATGTCGAGGATCCGATCCCAGGCTCATATGTTCTTGAGGTCTCTTCACCAGGGCTTGACAGGCCTTTAAAAGGGGCGGCGGATTTCCGAAAACATATAGGTAAGATCGCAAGGGTTGTGATAAACAACTCTATAGATAAGCAGACTTTTTTTGTCGGAAAAATTTTACAGTCTGATGATCTTGGGGTGGTCTTGCTTTTACCCAAGGATAAGGAAATGAAGATACCTTTTGAGAATATCTCAAAGGCAAGACTTGAAGTGGAGGTCGAATAA
- a CDS encoding deoxyguanosinetriphosphate triphosphohydrolase, whose amino-acid sequence MSIRQQTEDIEKQVLHPKAMLSSKSRGRKKKEREGEIRTCFQRDRDRIIHCKSFRRLKHKTQVFLAPRGDHYRTRLTHTLEVSQIARTIARALRLNEDLTEAIALGHDLGHTPFGHAGEDVLREIYPGGFKHYKQSLRVVDVLERNGQGLNLTYEVRDGIVKHSKGMGDIFSPGSKSTLEGQIVRVSDIIAYVNHDLDDAVRAGVLKRSSIPSSFLKIGDTQAKRIDTMVKDLIYSSLDSGLECIEMSPGIKKVTYELRDFLYENVYEGAIAKKEFKKARKILLDLYEYYIEHTEEVFNEYPKDMTRNKKRMVCDFIAGMTDRFALMMYERHFMPQPWMVF is encoded by the coding sequence ATGTCTATCCGCCAGCAGACAGAAGATATAGAGAAACAAGTCCTCCATCCAAAGGCCATGCTGAGTTCAAAGAGCAGGGGGAGGAAGAAGAAAGAGAGAGAAGGCGAGATCAGAACATGCTTTCAGCGGGACAGGGATAGGATAATCCACTGCAAGTCATTCAGAAGGCTGAAGCACAAGACGCAGGTCTTTCTCGCTCCAAGAGGCGACCACTACAGGACACGCCTTACTCACACGCTTGAAGTTTCTCAGATAGCCCGGACAATTGCCAGAGCCCTCAGGCTCAATGAAGACTTGACTGAAGCGATAGCGCTTGGGCACGATCTTGGGCACACTCCTTTCGGGCATGCAGGTGAGGATGTGCTGCGTGAAATATATCCCGGTGGGTTCAAACATTACAAACAGAGCCTCAGGGTTGTTGATGTTCTTGAACGCAACGGGCAGGGACTAAATCTTACATATGAAGTCAGGGACGGAATAGTAAAGCACTCAAAGGGGATGGGGGATATATTCTCACCTGGCAGTAAAAGCACACTTGAAGGCCAGATAGTCAGGGTATCGGATATAATTGCATATGTTAACCATGACCTTGATGATGCTGTCAGGGCCGGTGTCTTGAAACGTTCCAGCATTCCTTCAAGCTTTCTGAAGATAGGCGATACACAGGCAAAAAGGATCGATACCATGGTGAAGGATCTGATTTACTCATCGCTTGATTCAGGTCTTGAATGTATTGAGATGAGTCCGGGAATCAAGAAGGTCACTTATGAATTAAGAGATTTTTTATATGAAAATGTTTATGAAGGGGCGATAGCAAAAAAGGAGTTCAAAAAGGCGCGGAAGATACTGCTTGACCTTTACGAGTATTACATTGAGCATACAGAAGAGGTCTTTAATGAATATCCAAAAGATATGACCAGGAATAAGAAGAGAATGGTCTGTGACTTTATAGCCGGGATGACTGACAGGTTTGCCCTGATGATGTATGAGCGGCACTTTATGCCGCAGCCGTGGATGGTCTTTTAA